One Bacteroidota bacterium genomic window carries:
- the amrS gene encoding AmmeMemoRadiSam system radical SAM enzyme, with protein sequence MLAAHYTSLGENKVQCLLCPHQCVLKHGQTGVCRVRKNQRGKLVAEAYQLYSSMAFDPIEKKPLYHFYPGREILSVGSYGCNMRCQWCQNCEISQKGMSQGIHSKHFTVQQLYELACSRPANVGIAFTYNEPSVAYETIMEVANYFSKRRLKTAMVTNGYFGQEALKDYLQIIDTFNVDVKAFNDKVHRKYTLAELSVVKENLVTIYKSGRHLEVTCLIVPGVNDKEDEFVEFLNWYVHNLSDWVPLHLSRYFPHNLYQAPPTPEETLEKFAQIASERLKFVYMGNVGRSGYSDTHCPSCGIRLIERHGYNVRLVNANSDGSCASCSTPVFFCAKC encoded by the coding sequence ATGCTTGCAGCACATTATACATCATTAGGCGAAAACAAGGTTCAGTGTTTACTTTGCCCGCATCAGTGTGTGTTAAAGCATGGACAAACCGGAGTTTGCAGGGTACGGAAAAACCAACGGGGAAAGCTGGTAGCCGAAGCCTATCAACTCTATTCTTCCATGGCTTTTGACCCGATTGAAAAAAAACCATTGTATCATTTTTATCCTGGCAGGGAAATTCTATCGGTAGGAAGCTATGGATGTAACATGCGCTGCCAGTGGTGCCAGAATTGCGAAATTTCGCAAAAAGGAATGAGCCAGGGCATTCATTCGAAGCATTTTACTGTGCAACAGCTTTATGAGCTTGCATGCAGTCGTCCTGCCAATGTGGGCATAGCCTTCACCTACAACGAGCCTTCGGTGGCTTATGAGACTATCATGGAGGTGGCTAATTATTTTTCGAAACGCAGGTTAAAAACTGCGATGGTTACTAACGGCTATTTTGGACAGGAAGCGCTGAAAGATTACCTTCAGATTATCGATACTTTTAATGTGGATGTAAAAGCTTTTAACGATAAAGTGCACCGTAAATACACACTGGCCGAGCTTAGCGTGGTAAAAGAAAACCTGGTGACTATTTATAAATCCGGAAGGCACCTTGAAGTTACCTGCCTGATTGTTCCCGGAGTCAATGATAAAGAGGACGAATTTGTTGAATTTTTGAATTGGTATGTGCATAATCTTTCCGATTGGGTACCACTACACCTATCACGTTATTTTCCGCATAATCTTTACCAGGCTCCCCCCACACCTGAAGAAACCCTCGAAAAATTTGCGCAAATAGCTTCGGAGAGATTGAAATTTGTATACATGGGCAACGTTGGCAGGTCGGGCTATTCCGATACACATTGTCCTTCTTGCGGTATCAGGCTCATCGAACGCCACGGATACAATGTCAGGCTTGTCAATGCCAATTCCGATGGAAGTTGTGCCTCTTGTTCCACTCCGGTGTTTTTTTGTGCGAAATGTTAA
- a CDS encoding DUF1987 domain-containing protein encodes MEALNIQGTNDTPKVILDPNIGVFEISGRSLPEDVVRFYQPVLEWLEDYKLEPLDSTEFVFRYIYFNTATSKLIQDILIKLEEIFQSGHNVQVMWFYEEEDEDMLDSGEEFMENIDVPFEIIGY; translated from the coding sequence ATGGAAGCACTCAATATCCAAGGCACCAACGATACTCCAAAGGTTATTTTAGACCCAAATATTGGGGTATTTGAGATATCGGGAAGATCCTTGCCCGAAGATGTGGTGAGGTTTTACCAGCCTGTGCTTGAATGGCTTGAAGATTATAAGCTTGAACCCCTCGATTCGACCGAATTTGTATTCAGATACATCTATTTCAATACGGCCACTTCCAAACTAATTCAGGATATTCTTATCAAACTCGAGGAAATTTTTCAATCTGGTCACAATGTTCAGGTAATGTGGTTTTACGAAGAAGAAGATGAAGACATGCTCGACTCAGGCGAGGAGTTCATGGAGAACATCGATGTACCTTTCGAAATCATCGGCTACTAA
- a CDS encoding DUF3267 domain-containing protein → MQEKQEYVLSIAKANALAFAFIVPIGFLLIVPFWLLHGFEAINFRSLSGEHVLFGWLGFFAAVTAGIFVHELLHALGWVFFTRNGWRSIRFGVKWEYLTPYCHCTVPLQRIPFIIGAALPLLVLGLAPVAISYFNGSFAVWFFGFFYTIAAGGDILAIWMLRKVKKGQWVQDHPSELGFFVQDEKSVD, encoded by the coding sequence ATGCAGGAAAAACAGGAATATGTCCTTTCAATTGCCAAAGCCAATGCCCTGGCATTTGCTTTTATTGTGCCCATTGGCTTTTTGCTCATTGTTCCATTTTGGTTATTACATGGTTTCGAAGCCATCAATTTTCGCTCCCTTTCCGGCGAGCATGTGTTGTTTGGCTGGCTGGGCTTTTTTGCTGCAGTAACGGCTGGAATTTTTGTACACGAACTGCTGCACGCTCTGGGATGGGTGTTTTTTACCAGAAATGGCTGGCGAAGCATTCGATTTGGTGTGAAATGGGAATATTTGACCCCTTACTGCCATTGCACCGTGCCGCTGCAGCGTATACCATTTATAATCGGTGCAGCATTGCCTTTGCTGGTTTTAGGATTGGCCCCTGTAGCCATCAGTTATTTCAATGGTAGCTTTGCTGTATGGTTTTTTGGTTTTTTTTATACCATTGCTGCAGGTGGCGACATTTTAGCAATCTGGATGCTGCGCAAAGTTAAGAAAGGGCAATGGGTGCAGGATCATCCGTCGGAGTTGGGTTTTTTTGTGCAGGATGAAAAGTCAGTTGATTGA
- a CDS encoding MBL fold metallo-hydrolase gives MSLKAINTLFIGFIFIAPITMIGIHPRLKEYCFPANYVMIDSNTYFVRGGGSNSTVLISNDRKKIVVIDTKSIRSKELYKFVYSINRNAEIIIILTHYHSDHTKGLKYYKNAYTIAGNYSDADWKMHAGIPLPDERIKINQSKTIELDDETICIENIGAAHTRNDLVVFLKKKKILITGDLVYIGFHPVMNHKYGTDINHWIDRLKIIDKAFDYRIVIPGHGELSNRDCIITMQNYLKDIQLATNDESRLKDIQTKYKSYLTVPFLIGLKRNLRFVKEEKKQDEF, from the coding sequence ATGTCTTTAAAAGCAATAAATACGCTATTTATAGGTTTCATTTTTATAGCTCCTATTACCATGATTGGAATCCACCCGCGACTGAAAGAATACTGCTTTCCGGCAAATTATGTAATGATCGATAGTAATACCTACTTTGTCAGGGGTGGTGGCAGCAATTCAACCGTTTTGATTTCCAACGATCGAAAAAAAATCGTTGTAATCGATACAAAATCGATTCGTTCGAAAGAATTATACAAGTTTGTATACTCCATAAACCGCAATGCCGAAATAATCATTATCCTTACACATTATCATAGCGACCATACAAAAGGCTTAAAGTATTATAAGAATGCCTATACCATAGCTGGAAATTACAGCGATGCGGACTGGAAAATGCATGCAGGCATTCCACTGCCAGACGAAAGGATAAAAATTAATCAATCTAAAACGATAGAGTTGGATGATGAAACCATCTGCATCGAAAATATTGGTGCAGCTCACACAAGAAACGATCTGGTGGTATTTCTTAAAAAGAAAAAGATTCTGATAACCGGCGATCTGGTGTACATAGGATTTCATCCTGTAATGAACCACAAATATGGCACCGATATCAACCATTGGATCGATAGGTTAAAGATTATCGACAAGGCATTCGATTACAGAATTGTTATTCCAGGGCATGGCGAACTTTCGAATCGTGATTGCATTATTACCATGCAGAATTACCTTAAAGATATTCAACTTGCTACTAACGATGAATCCAGACTTAAGGATATACAAACCAAATACAAAAGCTACCTGACGGTTCCATTTTTGATTGGTTTAAAGAGAAATCTGCGTTTTGTGAAGGAAGAGAAAAAACAGGATGAGTTTTAA
- a CDS encoding START domain-containing protein: MKLYLILVKVMLLTQVQSGLLQAQWKLEKKEGGIEVYTRPVEGSEYKEFKAEMVLDCSMDAILELLKDADNFYKWLHNCKSSKLLKRIDHTLQYNYTVTELPFPFDNRDMIFKAQFSVSNGIHKISLEGTPNYIQEQTNLVRMKDAKGSWIFTPLDDSKIKVSYQLWVDPGGAIPAWLSNLKVVEIPYESLNNMRMQLAK, translated from the coding sequence ATGAAACTTTATTTAATTCTTGTGAAAGTTATGTTACTGACCCAGGTTCAATCGGGTTTGCTGCAGGCTCAATGGAAACTTGAAAAGAAAGAAGGTGGTATTGAGGTATATACCCGGCCGGTAGAAGGTTCAGAATATAAAGAATTCAAAGCGGAAATGGTTCTTGATTGTTCCATGGATGCCATTTTAGAACTATTAAAAGATGCCGACAATTTTTACAAATGGTTACATAATTGTAAAAGTTCCAAATTGCTTAAACGAATTGACCACACACTTCAATACAACTACACAGTTACTGAACTTCCATTTCCTTTCGATAACAGGGATATGATATTCAAGGCGCAATTCTCGGTTAGCAATGGTATTCACAAAATATCTCTGGAAGGCACTCCAAACTATATTCAGGAGCAGACAAACCTGGTAAGAATGAAAGACGCAAAGGGCAGCTGGATATTTACACCTTTGGACGATAGCAAAATAAAAGTAAGTTATCAATTATGGGTTGATCCGGGGGGAGCCATACCTGCCTGGCTTTCCAATCTGAAAGTTGTAGAAATTCCTTATGAATCGTTAAATAACATGCGGATGCAACTCGCAAAATAA